In Oryza sativa Japonica Group chromosome 11, ASM3414082v1, the following are encoded in one genomic region:
- the LOC9268917 gene encoding LOW QUALITY PROTEIN: F-box/LRR-repeat protein At3g26922 (The sequence of the model RefSeq protein was modified relative to this genomic sequence to represent the inferred CDS: deleted 1 base in 1 codon; substituted 1 base at 1 genomic stop codon) — protein sequence MSPQKMAKESPPSTGGDRIGTLPDEVLHHVLSFLPAQEAVRTCLLARRWLHLWKSATGLRIGEDDIYLRCVKDNKEFLDRLLLLRDGAPLDTCVLRFRWLDWYRDEGLDDTVRVNHWFRHALLHKVRFLLLDVDIWYRFPFLIDEMPLVSRHLTRLQLKNIGLNDSFLNFSSCPALEHLVFESCKFDCAKISSSSAKRLSITNSYFSETSRIRIAIPSLVSLKLDDFHGRTPVLEWMPSLVDAFVRVLYCYKESCSHYDFGDCCCEGFEPCYDIKDHKCMRLEGLSEAKTLVLINERRLCTILHSXTCTGSRESHSSDLFQVFSCKEIEILEGYDNDQDEVEEDEDENSHEDEDEDSFGDPYEEEDEEEDEDE from the exons ATGTCTCCGCAGAAGATGGCCAAGGAATCGCCTCCCTCGACCGGGGGAGACCGCATA GGGACCCTCCCGGACGAGGTGCTCCACCACGTGCTCTCCTTCCTACCGGCGCAGGAGGCTGTCCGGACGTGCCTGCTAGCCCGGCGATGGCTCCACCTCTGGAAGTCTGCCACCGGGCTGCGCATTGGCGAAGACGATATCTATCTGCGCTGCGTGAAGGACAATAAGGAGTTTCTCGACCGTCTGCTGCTACTCCGTGATGGCGCACCTCTCGACACGTGCGTGCTAAGGTTCCGTTGGCTCGATTGGTACAGAGACGAGGGCCTCGATGACACAGTACGGGTGAACCACTGGTTCAGGCATGCTTTGCTCCACAAGGTTCGGTTCCTCTTGCTCGATGTCGATATATGGTATCGCTTCCCGTTTCTGATAGATGAGATGCCACTTGTCTCCCGACACTTGACGAGGCTACAGCTTAAGAACATAGGCCTAAACGACAGCTTTCTTAACTTCTCGAGCTGTCCAGCATTGGAGCATCTAGTGTTTGAGTCATGCAAATTTGACTGTGCCAAGATCTCATCTAGCTCTGCAAAACGTTTGAGCATAACCAATTCCTATTTCAGTGAGACGTCTCGGATACGTATCGCTATCCCGAGTCTTGTTTCTCTGAAGCTGGATGATTTCCATGGCAGGACTCCAGTGCTTGAGTGGATGCCATCGTTAGTTGACGCATTTGTTAGAGTCCTCTACTGTTATAAAGAATCGTGTAGTCATTATGACTTTGGGGATTGTTGTTGTGAGGGCTTTGAACCTTGTTATGATATCAAGGACCACAAATGCATGCGTTTGGAAGGTTTATCAGAAGCTAAGACGTTGGTGCTGATAAATGAACGTAGATTG TGCACTATCTTGCATTCTTGAACATGCACTGGTTCTAGAGAATCTCATTCTTCAGATCTATTCCAAG TTTTTAGTTGTAAGGAAATCGAGATTTTGGAAGGATATGACAATGACCAGGACGAAgtggaggaagatgaagatgagaacTCTCACGAAGACGAAGATGAAGACTCTTTTGGAGACCCTtacgaagaagaagatgaagaggaagacgaagacgaatAG
- the LOC9271146 gene encoding F-box/LRR-repeat protein At3g59190 isoform X2 → MSPRKKAKESPGSTGGDRIGDLPDEVLHHVLSFLPAQEAVRTCLLARRWRHLWKSATGVRIGEGETDPGSVKDHQEFLDHLLVLRDSVPMETCVLRFSEHSKELIEDAARLNFWFKHALLRKVRFLQLENWEFYDPVPIDELPLVSRHLTRLQLYGISLNDSFLNFSSCPALEHLLFEFCFFECAKISSNSVKRLSITCCSFNATLRVRVDVPSLVSLRLDEFDNRAPVLERMPSLVDAFVRIFFYTKDFCSESNSGDCSHEGCESCYGIKDNKCVLLEGLSNAKTLVLINKQKSFIFRRDLKWCPTFTKLKTLLLNEYWCVPDDYSALACILEHSPVLENLILQIYSEGPEHIMKINGNCSSVDRSAAISAHLEIVEIRCEMIDNFVDEVLKYLSTFNILYVDVAILNSSLLLALIAPMSFAMWTIFNFEEIGIFDDDEDEDEDRDGDDDEDSYEDDDDKDEDEDSYEDDDDEDEDEDSYEEGNEDDNEDA, encoded by the exons ATGTCTCCGCGGAAGAAGGCCAAGGAATCGCCCGGCtcgaccggcggcgaccggaTAGGGGACCTCCCGGACGAGGTGCTCCACCACGTGCTCTCCTTCCTACCGGCGCAGGAGGCCGTCCGGACGTGCCTGCTAGCCCGGCGATGGCGCCACCTCTGGAAGTCCGCCACGGGGGTGCGCATTGGCGAGGGCGAGACTGATCCGGGAAGCGTGAAGGACCACCAGGAGTTTCTTGACCATCTGTTGGTACTCCGTGATAGTGTGCCTATGGAAACCTGCGTGCTAAGGTTTAGTGAGCACAGCAAAGAGCTCATCGAGGACGCAGCCCGGCTGAATTTTTGGTTCAAGCATGCTCTGCTTCGCAAAGTTCGGTTCCTCCAGCTTGAAAACTGGGAGTTTTATGACCCGGTTCCGATAGATGAGCTGCCTCTTGTCTCCCGGCACTTGACAAGGCTACAGCTTTACGGTATAAGTCTAAATGATAGCTTCCTTAACTTCTCGAGCTGTCCAGCGTTGGAGCATCTATTGTTTGAGTTTTGTTTCTTCGAGTGTGCCAAGATCTCATCTAACTCGGTGAAACGTCTGAGCATCACTTGCTGTAGTTTCAATGCGACCTTGCGAGTACGTGTAGATGTCCCAAGTCTTGTTTCTCTGCGGCTTGATGAGTTTGACAACCGGGCTCCAGTGCTTGAGAGGATGCCATCATTAGTTGACGCATTTGTGAGAATCTTCTTCTATACTAAAGACTTTTGTAGTGAATCTAACTCTGGGGATTGTAGTCATGAGGGCTGTGAATCTTGTTATGGTATCAAGGACAACAAATGTGTGCTTCTGGAAGGTTTATCGAACGCTAAGACGTTGGTTCtgataaataaacaaaaatca TTTATTTTCAGAAGGGATTTGAAATGGTGCCCAACATTTACGAAGTTAAAGACTTTGTTACTCAATGAATATTGGTGTGTGCCTGATGATTATAGTGCACTAGCTTGCATTCTTGAACATTCACCGGTTCTGGAGAATCTCATTCTTCAGATATATTCTGAG GGACCTGAACATATAATGAAAATCAACGGAAACTGCTCTTCAGTGGATAGATCAGCTGCAATATCAGCACACCTTGAGATAGTTGAAATCAGATGTGAAATGATTGATAACTTTGTAGACGAAGTTTTGAAGTATCTGTCTACATTTAACATAC TTTATGTTGATGTTGCCATCTTGAATTCCAGTTTATTACTTGCTCTTATTGCTCCCATGTCATTTGCCATGTGGACAA TTTTCAATTTTGAGGAAATCGGGATTTTTGATGAtgacgaagacgaagacgaagatagagatggagatgatgatgaagacTCTTACGAAGACGATGatgataaagatgaagatgaagactcTTACGAagacgatgatgatgaagatgaagacgaAGACTCTTACGAAGAGGGAAATGAGGATGACAATGAAGATGCTTGA
- the LOC9271146 gene encoding F-box/LRR-repeat protein At3g59190 isoform X1 — protein sequence MSPRKKAKESPGSTGGDRIGDLPDEVLHHVLSFLPAQEAVRTCLLARRWRHLWKSATGVRIGEGETDPGSVKDHQEFLDHLLVLRDSVPMETCVLRFSEHSKELIEDAARLNFWFKHALLRKVRFLQLENWEFYDPVPIDELPLVSRHLTRLQLYGISLNDSFLNFSSCPALEHLLFEFCFFECAKISSNSVKRLSITCCSFNATLRVRVDVPSLVSLRLDEFDNRAPVLERMPSLVDAFVRIFFYTKDFCSESNSGDCSHEGCESCYGIKDNKCVLLEGLSNAKTLVLINKQKSFIFRRDLKWCPTFTKLKTLLLNEYWCVPDDYSALACILEHSPVLENLILQIYSEGPEHIMKINGNCSSVDRSAAISAHLEIVEIRCEMIDNFVDEVLKYLSTFNILFNFEEIGIFDDDEDEDEDRDGDDDEDSYEDDDDKDEDEDSYEDDDDEDEDEDSYEEGNEDDNEDA from the exons ATGTCTCCGCGGAAGAAGGCCAAGGAATCGCCCGGCtcgaccggcggcgaccggaTAGGGGACCTCCCGGACGAGGTGCTCCACCACGTGCTCTCCTTCCTACCGGCGCAGGAGGCCGTCCGGACGTGCCTGCTAGCCCGGCGATGGCGCCACCTCTGGAAGTCCGCCACGGGGGTGCGCATTGGCGAGGGCGAGACTGATCCGGGAAGCGTGAAGGACCACCAGGAGTTTCTTGACCATCTGTTGGTACTCCGTGATAGTGTGCCTATGGAAACCTGCGTGCTAAGGTTTAGTGAGCACAGCAAAGAGCTCATCGAGGACGCAGCCCGGCTGAATTTTTGGTTCAAGCATGCTCTGCTTCGCAAAGTTCGGTTCCTCCAGCTTGAAAACTGGGAGTTTTATGACCCGGTTCCGATAGATGAGCTGCCTCTTGTCTCCCGGCACTTGACAAGGCTACAGCTTTACGGTATAAGTCTAAATGATAGCTTCCTTAACTTCTCGAGCTGTCCAGCGTTGGAGCATCTATTGTTTGAGTTTTGTTTCTTCGAGTGTGCCAAGATCTCATCTAACTCGGTGAAACGTCTGAGCATCACTTGCTGTAGTTTCAATGCGACCTTGCGAGTACGTGTAGATGTCCCAAGTCTTGTTTCTCTGCGGCTTGATGAGTTTGACAACCGGGCTCCAGTGCTTGAGAGGATGCCATCATTAGTTGACGCATTTGTGAGAATCTTCTTCTATACTAAAGACTTTTGTAGTGAATCTAACTCTGGGGATTGTAGTCATGAGGGCTGTGAATCTTGTTATGGTATCAAGGACAACAAATGTGTGCTTCTGGAAGGTTTATCGAACGCTAAGACGTTGGTTCtgataaataaacaaaaatca TTTATTTTCAGAAGGGATTTGAAATGGTGCCCAACATTTACGAAGTTAAAGACTTTGTTACTCAATGAATATTGGTGTGTGCCTGATGATTATAGTGCACTAGCTTGCATTCTTGAACATTCACCGGTTCTGGAGAATCTCATTCTTCAGATATATTCTGAG GGACCTGAACATATAATGAAAATCAACGGAAACTGCTCTTCAGTGGATAGATCAGCTGCAATATCAGCACACCTTGAGATAGTTGAAATCAGATGTGAAATGATTGATAACTTTGTAGACGAAGTTTTGAAGTATCTGTCTACATTTAACATAC TTTTCAATTTTGAGGAAATCGGGATTTTTGATGAtgacgaagacgaagacgaagatagagatggagatgatgatgaagacTCTTACGAAGACGATGatgataaagatgaagatgaagactcTTACGAagacgatgatgatgaagatgaagacgaAGACTCTTACGAAGAGGGAAATGAGGATGACAATGAAGATGCTTGA
- the LOC4350023 gene encoding uncharacterized protein has protein sequence MKRRKIHKSTASRGLRSGVQSPKNPGKRAASRSGASSSDGPRFGRFTCYHGEEEKRWHPPANEILRSIQKLYDEAARRLPLDEIPELVDCLGEVGHCFGLADPVSNIILNAIAHLSGSPPLQLQDHPPPLPRKRTRRSYSEWWGFISSTSLNGLIAFMKVYFRYLTGDQARRYLYLASYDLLLAIKLVHHDRHLPLPPSPLLPDGGKMKNALRIAALKAGHPAPDDLARTMTAQYPSHLLSPIVHKLQGSDLLTTHDVQSIKDLLLNAFQWPPPNMDFLCCPNGESCAQAAPDRFAGISPNHVQFQKLLYISDLTIDSAAIETKLSKCVAKVLGGCEEHGHVNYDASPPCEHILSLNMCLLDTIHCFYIRALAVLPLPVSDDSMRRGRLLRAILMSGQCFGPLDPVSNIIINTLWYDAAYPPLYPKDGGGGDCEVELPQDISDTQAMSRIASRSLNGLVALLRAITTTTTGCSLSKHEAVEYLWSRQCDLTDKLQQTVMTNKNPYSAAAKASEHPQHTMLGSFLMSLCGEKLDRLQHLLRSISDGSGCVISNADWEQLNAMIQEQLTTMIGRKRLPPFDTQALAALSRRRSDYVNRQRFVRSKLEELLVTYSRQHPWEPRYKLDLICGVEEPQSHYWRCYHANFLASTHGTVLKLNREATTTPNPKRTLFFAQFWDSQPGRFNESNSKPICCPVQDSTCFGLCTTCEGNASTILHPPSGYLFEDDVDDAIEVYDVNAAIDVFGSASCSLSKDKDKGLLESDFIYFDHGRNANLTKILNDDSIL, from the exons ATGAAGCGGCGAAAAATTCACAAATCGACAGCAAGCCGGGGGCTCAGATCCGGCGTGCAATCCCCAAAAAATCCAGGGAAGAGAGCAGCGAGTCGgagcggcgcctcctcctccgatgGCCCCCGCTTCGGCAGATTCACCTGTTAccacggggaggaggagaagcgatGGCACCCTCCGGCCAACGAAATCCTCCGGTCCATACAGAAGCTgtacgacgaggcggcgcggcggctgccctTGGACGAGATCCCGGAGCTCGTCGACTGCCTCGGCGAGGTCGGACACTGCTTCGGCCTCGCCGACCCCGTCAGCAACATCATCCTCAACGCCATCGCCCACCTCTCCGGATCACCGCCCCTCCAACTCCAAGaccacccaccgccgctccccCGGAAGAGGACCCGCAGGAGCTACAGCGAGTGGTGGGGGTTCATCTCATCCACCTCTCTCAACGGCCTCATCGCCTTCATGAAGGTCTATTTCCGCTACCTCACCGGCGACCAGGCCAGGCGCTACCTCTACCTCGCCTCCtacgacctcctcctcgccatcaAGTTGGTCCACCATGACCGCCATCTCCCACTCCCGccatcccccctcctccccgacgGTGGCAAGATGAAGAACGCCCTCCGGATCGCCGCGCTCAAAGCAGGCCACCCCGCGCCCGACGACCTGGCGCGCACCATGACCGCGCAGTACCCCTCTCATCTACTCTCCCCTATCGTCCACAAGCTTCAGGGGTCGGACCTGCTCACCACCCATGACGTCCAGTCCATCAAGGACCTGCTCCTCAACGCATTCCAATGGCCCCCGCCCAACATGGACTTCTTGTGCTGCCCAAATGGTGAGTCTTGTGCTCAAGCCGCCCCCGACCGTTTTGCTGGAATCTCACCAAATCATGTTCAATTTCAGAAACTCCTATACATCTCGGATCTTACGATAGATAGCGCAGCCATAGAGACAAAGCTATCAAAATGCGTAGCGAAAGTGCTTGGTGGTTGTGAAGAACATGGACATGTGAACTATGATGCCTCCCCGCCATGTGAGCACATATTGTCCCTGAACATGTGCCTCCTCGACACCATCCATTGCTTCTACATCAGGGCACTTGCCGTGCTGCCCCTGCCCGTATCAGATGACTCCATGCGCCGCGGACGCCTCCTCCGCGCAATCCTCATGTCTGGACAATGCTTCGGCCCCTTGGATCCCGTATCAAACATCATCATCAACACCCTCTGGTACGACGCCGCATACCCTCCCCTGTATCCAaaggatggcggtggcggcgattgTGAGGTTGAGTTGCCGCAGGATATCTCTGACACCCAAGCCATGTCTCGCATTGCATCCCGTTCCCTCAACGGCCTTGTCGCCCTACTCCgtgccatcaccaccaccaccactggctGCTCGCTCTCCAAGCATGAGGCCGTGGAGTACCTTTGGTCCAGGCAGTGTGACCTCACTGACAAGCTACAGCAGACGGTGATGACGAACAAGAACCCCTACTCTGCTGCAGCCAAGGCTTCAGAGCACCCGCAGCACACCATGCTTGGGTCATTCCTCATGTCCCTCTGCGGCGAGAAGCTTGATCGCCTGCAGCACTTGCTGAGATCCATTAGTGATGGCTCCGGCTGTGTAATCTCCAACGCTGATTGGGAGCAGCTTAACGCAATGATCCAAGAGCAGCTAACCACGATGATTGGCAGAAAAAGACTGCCTCCATTTGATACACAAGCTTTAGCAGCATTATCGAGGAGAAGGTCAGACTATGTGAACCGGCAAAGGTTTGTTCGCAGCAAGCTGGAAGAATTGCTAGTCACATACTCCAGACAGCATCCTTGG GAACCAAGATATAAGCTTGACCTCATATGTGGAGTGGAGGAACCTCAATCCCACTACTGGAGATGCTACCATGCTAACTTCTTGGCAAGCACCCATGGCACTGTGCTCAAACTAAATCGTGAGGCAACCACAACACCAAACCCTAAGCGCACACTCTTCTTTGCTCAATTCTGGGACTCACAACCTGGTCGATTTAATGAATCAAACTCGAAGCCCATCTGCTGCCCTGTTCAAGATAgcacatgttttg GTCTTTGCACCACTTGTGAGGGCAATGCAAGTACAATTTTGCACCCACCATCTGGATATCTTTTTGAGGATGATGTTGATGACGCCATTGAAGTTTATGATGTTAATGCTGCTATTGATGTGTTTGGTTCTGCTTCGTGCAGTCTtagtaaagataaagataaaggcCTGCTAGAGTCAGATTTCATATATTTTGATCATGGAAGGAATGCAAATCTTACAAAGATTCTGAATGACGACTCTATTTTATGA
- the LOC136353976 gene encoding uncharacterized protein, producing the protein MELTSEQEQLIHRNAQASNAILSALSSDEFNKVDGLEKAKEMWDNLQLAHEGSPAVREAKIELLEGRLGRFVMDDKETSQQMYDRMMILVNKIKGLGSVDMTNHFVVKRLLCAFGPRNPTLVSMIQEMKDFKRLTPSDILGRIVSHEMQEEEAREVRQMVKNATMIKNQEVALKVKKEEDSSCKESEDEEMAFIVKRFKHFLCKSGYGKGRKDDDKGNMQSKRACFNCGEYGHFIADCPKSNEAKAKGGKKKPERTHVAEAHMAEVWYSGDEEDPEVKPKPKSKDKVEGEGGVATVAFKSSSSSNERLFNNLSDDDDDCYHYSYFMAQGRKMMT; encoded by the coding sequence ATGGAGCTCACTTCGGAGCAAGAGCAACTCATCCACCGCAATGCCCAAGCTTCCAATGCAATTCTCTCCGCCTTGAGTTCGGATGAGTTCAACAAGGTTGATGGACTTGAGAAGGCCAAGGAGATGTGGGATAATTTGCAATTGGCTCATGAGGGATCTCCCGCCGTTCGTGAGGCCAAGATTGAATTATTGGAAGGAAGGCTTGGAAGATTTGTGATGGATGATAAGGAGACATCACAACAGATGTATGATAGGATGATGATCCTTGTCAACAAGATTAAAGGACTTGGGAGTGTGGACATGACAAATCACTTTGTGGTCAAGAGACTTCTCTGTGCAtttggtccaagaaatcccACTCTTGTATCAATGATACAGGAAATGAAAGACTTCAAGAGACTCACCCCAAGTGATATTCTTGGAAGAATTGTGTCTCATGAGAtgcaagaagaggaagctcGTGAAGTGAGACAAATGGTGAAGAATGCCACCATGATAAAAAATCAAGAAGTTGCTTTGAaggtaaaaaaagaagaagattcaagttgtaaagaaagtgaagatgaagagaTGGCTTTTATTGTCAAAAGATTCAAGCACTTTCTTTGCAAGAGTGGCTATGGCAAAGGGAGGAAGGATGATGacaagggaaatatgcaatcaAAGAGAGCTTGCTTCAATTGTGGCGAATATGGCCACTTCATTGCCGATTGTCCCAAGTCAAATGAAGCTAAGGCTAAGGGAGGCAAGAAGAAGCCGGAGCGTACTCATGTGGCGGAGGCACACATGGCAGAAGTGTGGTACtccggagatgaagaagatcctgaggtcaagcccaagcccaagtcaaaagacaaggttgaaggagaaggtggtgttgCTACCGTCGCCTTCAAGTCATCCTCTTCAAGCAATGAGCGTCTCTTCAACAACTtgagtgatgacgacgacgactgctACCACTACTCTTACTTCATGGCCCAAGGCCGCAAGATGATGACTTAA